A region of Lycium barbarum isolate Lr01 chromosome 3, ASM1917538v2, whole genome shotgun sequence DNA encodes the following proteins:
- the LOC132633188 gene encoding uncharacterized protein LOC132633188 isoform X4, with product MVLVTGDRYLDSLVKFVENNVESLIEGTLILKLNPIGLHYVHSRLESLSELESLLSGAPVDYLRAYISDLGDHRALERLRRILRLLTSLKVVSVLPPPARDPTPLSLLPFGRLKVLELRGCDLSTSAARGLLELRHTLEKLICHNSTDALKHVFASRIADIKNSPHWNRLSFISCARNGLVLMDESLQLLPAVETLDLSRNKFAKVDNLRKCTKLKHLDLGFNHLRNVVSFSGVSSHIVKLVLRNNALTSLRGIENLKSLQGLDISYNIISNFLEMEILAGLSSLQRLWLEGNPLCYSRWYRAQVFSFFPSPEKMELDEKKICTSELWQRQIIIASRQKRPASFGFYSPARVGAKIEGSINTKRKKLSRVASIGTEEQNTSICSDIESASVDIDNQSKEENALSDEEAEIVELMNRIENMKKERSDVWLQEFKDWVNDSSDNFVDVSRGKETVSSNHRDDEVKTQNRDNQLGETSKYLSDSMLASGDDSSTNILESDNSFAEMFHYPNQIGEASSRFSRNNTGESIQISRSRHQDRFSPINNEVLHPTTMFPQSESYSTQRGLKISAKINIPPLTDADNILDSRSSLASTGSPPHYKEDILHRRQNLEEELLQLSAESFSAASSDSDTSCSDNDCPELTSMPLVDQFLIDNVSERSVDSYSPLHLSMDICHEKLYPIKLNCRFPARLGTDCSVVREPGTSSQQGHISTDRQDVESVQVVKQDADWLEKKKRRRKPARRIISLCEENEKAEDETAEPKKLDLDINGFQDGGVGPLCASERASSQSAMRISLDSCGRQTHAERSRLLQGAEKLIKNYFNKKAADSGIDESCQRYILCNCLLEKDSQFSESEVAVTLSSEHKLHVLLLENSCVGSGSSSKLAGCHGFEQMREVFVGLGLQIVRVCFGRDTTYLFVTRNIDVSRELLSILGFIDSHVVENDCSLRSLEKVQADLFERHVCGGLKMSILQYSMVMFWCNNWKEGSWLRRSLFVLGRHLILCTEDVTLLGSLSESVSCSSYFSLDSCCSIVSVSEVVIDTKDCYCVTLTLEGVMSKFPLTLKEGKIVEDTKLVKRKPVSGPQKWKLKWFSEESLFQFVSLLKALLGEATTNSLLVYRHQSK from the exons ATGGTGCTTGTTACAGGCGATAGATACTTAGATTCACTCGTAAAATTCGTGGAAAACAACGTCGAATCATTAATCGAAGGAACCTTAATCCTAAAATTGAATCCAATTGGTCTTCATTATGTTCACTCTAGACTCGAATCATTATCTGAACTTGAGAGTCTTTTATCAGGTGCACCTGTTGATTATCTTCGTGCTTATATATCTGATTTAGGTGACCATAGGGCACTTGAAAGGCTTAGACGGATTCTTCGTCTTTTAACGTCGTTAAAGGTGGTTTCTGTGTTGCCGCCACCAGCTAGGGATCCAACGCCGTTATCACTTTTGCCGTTTGGTAGGTTAAAAGTATTGGAACTTAGAGGATGTGATCTCTCTACATCTGCTGCTAGAGGACTTTTGGAATTAAGACATACTTTGGAGAAGTTGATTTGTCATAATTCGACT GACGCACTTAAGCATGTTTTTGCTAGTAGAATAGCTGATATAAAGAATTCTCCGCACTGGAATCGGTTATCATTTATTTCATGTGCCCGCAATGGCTTGGTTCTGATGGACGAATCTTTGCAACTTCTTCCTGCTGTAGAAACTCTTGATTTGAGCAGAAATAAGTTTGCCAAGGTGGATAATCTGCGGAAGTGCACCAAATTGAAGCATCTGGATCTTGGTTTCAACCACCTGAGAAATGTTGTGTCCTTTAGTGGG GTCTCATCTCACATTGTTAAGCTTGTTCTGAGGAACAATGCCCTGACATCATTACGCGGAATTGAAAATTTGAAGTCACTTCAGGGGCTTGATATTTCGTACAATATAATCTCCAATTTCTTGGAGATGGAGATTCTTGCTGGCCTGTCATCTCTTCAACGCTTGTGGCTTGAGGGGAATCCTCTGTGCTATTCTCGTTGGTATAGAGCTCAAGTCTTCAGTTTCTTTCCGAGTCCAGAGAAG ATGGAGCTTGATGAAAAGAAAATCTGTACTAGTGAGTTATGGCAGCGGCAGATTATCATTGCCAGTAGGCAAAAGCGGCCTGCTAGCTTTGGGTTTTATTCACCAGCAAGAGTTGGGGCCAAAATAGAAGGAAGTATTAATACAAAAAGG AAGAAGCTCTCACGTGTGGCTAGTATCGGGACTGAAGAACAGAACACTTCCATTTGCTCTGATATAGAATCTGCGTCTGTTGATATCGACAATCAAAGCAAGGAGGAGAATGCCCTTTCTGATGAGGAAGCTGAAATAGTTGAGTTGATGAACCGAATTGAGAATATGAAGAAGGAAAGATCTGATGTGTGGCTGCAGGAGTTCAAAGACTGGGTAAATGACTCTTCTGACAATTTTGTTGATGTTTCTAGAGGCAAAGAGACTGTCTCCAGTAACCACAGAGATGATGAAGTTAAGACCCAGAATAGAGACAATCAGCTAGGTGAGACCTCCAAATATTTATCTGACTCGATGCTGGCTTCTGGAGATGACAGCAGCACAAATATACTAGAATCTGACAACTCATTCGCAGAGATGTTTCATTACCCCAACCAAATTGGTGAAGCATCTTCCAGATTTTCTCGGAATAACACAGGAGAGTCCATTCAGATTAGTAGAAGCCGACATCAGGATAGATTTAGCCCTATAAATAATGAAGTGCTTCATCCAACTACAATGTTCCCTCAGTCTGAATCCTACTCAACCCAAAGGGGTCTTAAAATTAGTGCTAAAATCAATATTCCACCACTTACTGATGCTGATAATATTTTGGATTCTCGATCATCTTTGGCTAGCACAGGATCACCTCCTCACTACAAGGAGGACATTCTGCACAGACGccaaaatttggaagaagaaTTGCTGCAGCTGTCTGCTGAATCCTTCTCAGCTGCATCTTCTGATAGTGATACAAGCTGTAGCGACAACGATTGCCCTGAGTTGACCTCAATGCCTCTGGTTGATCAGTTTCTTATCGACAATGTCTCAGAAAGGAGTGTGGATAGCTACTCACCATTGCATCTGTCCATGGATATATGCCATGAAAAATTGTACCCGATAAAACTAAATTGTAGATTCCCAGCACGTTTAGGTACTGATTGCTCGGTGGTCAGGGAACCAGGCACTTCCTCCCAGCAAGGGCATATTTCTACTGATAGACAAGATGTAGAAAGTGTACAAGTTGTGAAGCAGGATGCTGATTGGTTGGAGAAGAAAAAGCGTCGGAGGAAACCTGCAAGGAGAATAATCTCACTGTGTGAGGAAAATGAAAAAGCAGAAGATGAGACAGCAGAACCTAAGAAATTAGATTTGGATATAAATGGTTTTCAAGATGGAGGGGTTGGACCACTGTGTGCTTCAGAGAGAGCTTCTAGCCAAAGTGCGATGAGAATATCCCTTGATAGTTGTGGCAGGCAAACTCATGCTGAGAGAAGCAGATTACTACAGGGGGCTGAGAAGCTAATTAAGAATTACTTTAACAAAAAAGCTGCAGATTCTGGAATTGATGAATCTTGTCAGAGATACATTCTATGCAACTGTTTGCTCGAGAAAGACTCTCAGTTCAGTGAAAG TGAGGTAGCTGTAACCTTGAGCAGCGAGCATAAGTTACATGTGCTACTCCTTGAAAACTCATGTGTTGGGTCAG GTTCAAGCTCAAAATTAGCTGGTTGTCATGGTTTTGAGCAGATGAGAGAGGTTTTTGTGGGTTTGGGACTTCAGATTGTAAG AGTGTGCTTCGGACGGGACACAACCTACCTCTTTGTGACCAGAAATATAGATGTGTCCAGAGAGCTATTATCGATATTGGGGTTTATTGATTCACATGTGGTGGAAAATGACTGTTCTCTGCGAAG TTTGGAGAAGGTTCAGGCTGATCTCTTCGAAAGGCATGTATGTGGAGGTTTGAAGATGAGCATTCTTCAGTATTCAATGGTGATGTTCTGGTGCAAcaattggaaag AGGGTTCATGGCTGCGGAGATCGCTATTTGTGCTTGGAAGGCATCTAATTCTGTGCACGGAAGATGTAACCCTGCTTGGTTCCCTTTCTGAGAGTGTATCATGCTCTTCCTACTTCTCGTTGGACTCTTGTTGTTCCATTGTCAGCGTGTCAGAAGTG GTAATTGACACCAAAGATTGCTATTGCGTGACCCTGACTTTGGAAGGTGTCATGTCAAAGTTCCCTCTTACACTGAAGGAGGGCAAGATAGTCGAGGATACAAAACTCGTGAAGAGAAAACCTGTCTCGGGTCCCCAGAAGTGGAAGCTGAAGTGGTTCTCGGAAGAAAGTCTCTTCCAATTTGTGTCTTTATTGAAAGCATTACTTGGTGAAGCAACCACAAATTCCTTACTTGTATATCGTCATCAAAGCAAATAA
- the LOC132633188 gene encoding uncharacterized protein LOC132633188 isoform X5: MDESLQLLPAVETLDLSRNKFAKVDNLRKCTKLKHLDLGFNHLRNVVSFSGVSSHIVKLVLRNNALTSLRGIENLKSLQGLDISYNIISNFLEMEILAGLSSLQRLWLEGNPLCYSRWYRAQVFSFFPSPEKMELDEKKICTSELWQRQIIIASRQKRPASFGFYSPARVGAKIEGSINTKRKKLSRVASIGTEEQNTSICSDIESASVDIDNQSKEENALSDEEAEIVELMNRIENMKKERSDVWLQEFKDWVNDSSDNFVDVSRGKETVSSNHRDDEVKTQNRDNQLGETSKYLSDSMLASGDDSSTNILESDNSFAEMFHYPNQIGEASSRFSRNNTGESIQISRSRHQDRFSPINNEVLHPTTMFPQSESYSTQRGLKISAKINIPPLTDADNILDSRSSLASTGSPPHYKEDILHRRQNLEEELLQLSAESFSAASSDSDTSCSDNDCPELTSMPLVDQFLIDNVSERSVDSYSPLHLSMDICHEKLYPIKLNCRFPARLGTDCSVVREPGTSSQQGHISTDRQDVESVQVVKQDADWLEKKKRRRKPARRIISLCEENEKAEDETAEPKKLDLDINGFQDGGVGPLCASERASSQSAMRISLDSCGRQTHAERSRLLQGAEKLIKNYFNKKAADSGIDESCQRYILCNCLLEKDSQFSESEVAVTLSSEHKLHVLLLENSCVGSAGSSSKLAGCHGFEQMREVFVGLGLQIVSRVCFGRDTTYLFVTRNIDVSRELLSILGFIDSHVVENDCSLRSLEKVQADLFERHVCGGLKMSILQYSMVMFWCNNWKEGSWLRRSLFVLGRHLILCTEDVTLLGSLSESVSCSSYFSLDSCCSIVSVSEVVIDTKDCYCVTLTLEGVMSKFPLTLKEGKIVEDTKLVKRKPVSGPQKWKLKWFSEESLFQFVSLLKALLGEATTNSLLVYRHQSK, translated from the exons ATGGACGAATCTTTGCAACTTCTTCCTGCTGTAGAAACTCTTGATTTGAGCAGAAATAAGTTTGCCAAGGTGGATAATCTGCGGAAGTGCACCAAATTGAAGCATCTGGATCTTGGTTTCAACCACCTGAGAAATGTTGTGTCCTTTAGTGGG GTCTCATCTCACATTGTTAAGCTTGTTCTGAGGAACAATGCCCTGACATCATTACGCGGAATTGAAAATTTGAAGTCACTTCAGGGGCTTGATATTTCGTACAATATAATCTCCAATTTCTTGGAGATGGAGATTCTTGCTGGCCTGTCATCTCTTCAACGCTTGTGGCTTGAGGGGAATCCTCTGTGCTATTCTCGTTGGTATAGAGCTCAAGTCTTCAGTTTCTTTCCGAGTCCAGAGAAG ATGGAGCTTGATGAAAAGAAAATCTGTACTAGTGAGTTATGGCAGCGGCAGATTATCATTGCCAGTAGGCAAAAGCGGCCTGCTAGCTTTGGGTTTTATTCACCAGCAAGAGTTGGGGCCAAAATAGAAGGAAGTATTAATACAAAAAGG AAGAAGCTCTCACGTGTGGCTAGTATCGGGACTGAAGAACAGAACACTTCCATTTGCTCTGATATAGAATCTGCGTCTGTTGATATCGACAATCAAAGCAAGGAGGAGAATGCCCTTTCTGATGAGGAAGCTGAAATAGTTGAGTTGATGAACCGAATTGAGAATATGAAGAAGGAAAGATCTGATGTGTGGCTGCAGGAGTTCAAAGACTGGGTAAATGACTCTTCTGACAATTTTGTTGATGTTTCTAGAGGCAAAGAGACTGTCTCCAGTAACCACAGAGATGATGAAGTTAAGACCCAGAATAGAGACAATCAGCTAGGTGAGACCTCCAAATATTTATCTGACTCGATGCTGGCTTCTGGAGATGACAGCAGCACAAATATACTAGAATCTGACAACTCATTCGCAGAGATGTTTCATTACCCCAACCAAATTGGTGAAGCATCTTCCAGATTTTCTCGGAATAACACAGGAGAGTCCATTCAGATTAGTAGAAGCCGACATCAGGATAGATTTAGCCCTATAAATAATGAAGTGCTTCATCCAACTACAATGTTCCCTCAGTCTGAATCCTACTCAACCCAAAGGGGTCTTAAAATTAGTGCTAAAATCAATATTCCACCACTTACTGATGCTGATAATATTTTGGATTCTCGATCATCTTTGGCTAGCACAGGATCACCTCCTCACTACAAGGAGGACATTCTGCACAGACGccaaaatttggaagaagaaTTGCTGCAGCTGTCTGCTGAATCCTTCTCAGCTGCATCTTCTGATAGTGATACAAGCTGTAGCGACAACGATTGCCCTGAGTTGACCTCAATGCCTCTGGTTGATCAGTTTCTTATCGACAATGTCTCAGAAAGGAGTGTGGATAGCTACTCACCATTGCATCTGTCCATGGATATATGCCATGAAAAATTGTACCCGATAAAACTAAATTGTAGATTCCCAGCACGTTTAGGTACTGATTGCTCGGTGGTCAGGGAACCAGGCACTTCCTCCCAGCAAGGGCATATTTCTACTGATAGACAAGATGTAGAAAGTGTACAAGTTGTGAAGCAGGATGCTGATTGGTTGGAGAAGAAAAAGCGTCGGAGGAAACCTGCAAGGAGAATAATCTCACTGTGTGAGGAAAATGAAAAAGCAGAAGATGAGACAGCAGAACCTAAGAAATTAGATTTGGATATAAATGGTTTTCAAGATGGAGGGGTTGGACCACTGTGTGCTTCAGAGAGAGCTTCTAGCCAAAGTGCGATGAGAATATCCCTTGATAGTTGTGGCAGGCAAACTCATGCTGAGAGAAGCAGATTACTACAGGGGGCTGAGAAGCTAATTAAGAATTACTTTAACAAAAAAGCTGCAGATTCTGGAATTGATGAATCTTGTCAGAGATACATTCTATGCAACTGTTTGCTCGAGAAAGACTCTCAGTTCAGTGAAAG TGAGGTAGCTGTAACCTTGAGCAGCGAGCATAAGTTACATGTGCTACTCCTTGAAAACTCATGTGTTGGGTCAG CAGGTTCAAGCTCAAAATTAGCTGGTTGTCATGGTTTTGAGCAGATGAGAGAGGTTTTTGTGGGTTTGGGACTTCAGATTGTAAG TAGAGTGTGCTTCGGACGGGACACAACCTACCTCTTTGTGACCAGAAATATAGATGTGTCCAGAGAGCTATTATCGATATTGGGGTTTATTGATTCACATGTGGTGGAAAATGACTGTTCTCTGCGAAG TTTGGAGAAGGTTCAGGCTGATCTCTTCGAAAGGCATGTATGTGGAGGTTTGAAGATGAGCATTCTTCAGTATTCAATGGTGATGTTCTGGTGCAAcaattggaaag AGGGTTCATGGCTGCGGAGATCGCTATTTGTGCTTGGAAGGCATCTAATTCTGTGCACGGAAGATGTAACCCTGCTTGGTTCCCTTTCTGAGAGTGTATCATGCTCTTCCTACTTCTCGTTGGACTCTTGTTGTTCCATTGTCAGCGTGTCAGAAGTG GTAATTGACACCAAAGATTGCTATTGCGTGACCCTGACTTTGGAAGGTGTCATGTCAAAGTTCCCTCTTACACTGAAGGAGGGCAAGATAGTCGAGGATACAAAACTCGTGAAGAGAAAACCTGTCTCGGGTCCCCAGAAGTGGAAGCTGAAGTGGTTCTCGGAAGAAAGTCTCTTCCAATTTGTGTCTTTATTGAAAGCATTACTTGGTGAAGCAACCACAAATTCCTTACTTGTATATCGTCATCAAAGCAAATAA